A single window of Acidobacteriota bacterium DNA harbors:
- the hemA gene encoding glutamyl-tRNA reductase, whose product MFPETSSAPVLPIDGLAPLRAVSISHRTHGIDGLTTLAGGPAAMADVRAALASRGIEAVLLVTCNRLELYWRSRTPQDDVIVSGSLAAALGANAGDLSGRASWLTGERAAHHLFRVCAGLESVVIGEAEVLGQARAALDTAGGAGRLVGGVFRAAIRAGRAARAETGIARGSMSVASTAIHWLAAHVSLDTCRVLVVGAGDTARKAARHLKAVGVREMVVVNRTLARAEALAVSVGADAVGLDALQDQILLADAIVSAVTVNQWVITRDHMRRRCANADRPLFVVDLAMPPSVEPTEFAGIMRIDLGVIEQVTRVGREQRAAEAPRVEAVIAREVEWLRKWAAREALRPQAGRRPVRACEADA is encoded by the coding sequence GTGTTTCCAGAGACATCGTCCGCGCCGGTCCTGCCGATCGATGGCCTCGCGCCTCTGCGCGCGGTGTCGATCAGCCACCGGACGCATGGCATCGACGGCCTGACCACGCTCGCGGGCGGACCCGCCGCGATGGCCGATGTCCGAGCCGCACTCGCCAGCCGCGGCATCGAGGCCGTCCTCCTGGTCACCTGCAACCGCCTCGAACTGTACTGGCGCTCGCGAACGCCACAGGATGATGTGATCGTGTCCGGGAGCCTGGCCGCGGCCCTTGGTGCCAATGCCGGAGACCTCAGTGGACGGGCATCGTGGCTGACGGGCGAGCGTGCGGCGCACCATCTTTTCCGCGTCTGCGCGGGTCTCGAGTCGGTGGTCATCGGTGAGGCCGAGGTGCTGGGGCAGGCGCGCGCCGCCCTTGACACCGCCGGCGGCGCCGGTCGATTGGTCGGCGGCGTGTTCCGTGCGGCGATTCGGGCCGGACGCGCGGCCCGGGCCGAGACCGGCATCGCGCGCGGCTCGATGTCGGTCGCATCGACCGCCATCCACTGGCTGGCTGCGCACGTCTCGCTCGACACCTGCCGCGTTCTGGTGGTCGGCGCCGGTGACACGGCGCGCAAAGCCGCCCGGCACCTGAAGGCCGTCGGCGTCCGCGAGATGGTGGTGGTCAATCGGACCCTGGCGCGCGCGGAGGCGCTGGCGGTCTCAGTGGGCGCCGACGCCGTGGGTCTTGACGCGCTTCAGGACCAAATCCTTCTGGCTGATGCCATCGTGTCGGCCGTCACCGTGAACCAATGGGTGATCACCCGCGACCACATGCGCCGCCGGTGTGCCAACGCCGACCGGCCCTTGTTCGTCGTCGACCTGGCGATGCCGCCCAGCGTGGAACCGACCGAGTTCGCCGGCATCATGCGCATCGACCTGGGGGTCATCGAGCAGGTGACCCGCGTAGGCCGCGAACAGCGAGCGGCCGAGGCCCCGCGGGTCGAGGCCGTGATTGCCCGCGAGGTCGAGTGGTTGCGGAAGTGGGCGGCACGCGAGGCCCTGCGGCCGCAGGCCGGCCGCCGGCCCGTGAGGGCGTGCGAGGCGGACGCGTGA
- the hemB gene encoding porphobilinogen synthase: MRPFHRGRRLRRSAAMRTLVTETRLCAGQLVAPLFVCEGTGVSEPIPAMPGQSRLSPDRAADEASALAAAGVRAVLLFGVPSRKDAQGSGAWDDNGPVPAAIRNIKREAPDVSVWADVCLCEYTDHGHCGVVHAGEVDNDASLPLLAQAALAYARAGADVIAPSDMMDGRVAAIRLALDTAGFTDRAIVSYAVKYASAFYGPFREAAGSTPQHGDRRGYQMDPPNLREALREAIADVDEGADMVMVKPGLPYLDVIRAVREVVEVPVVAYQVSGEYSMLHAAAERGWIDLDRAMLETAISLRRAGADILITYFAKPLARALSREATS; encoded by the coding sequence ATGCGGCCGTTCCATCGTGGCCGGCGTTTGCGCCGTTCCGCGGCCATGCGCACGTTGGTCACCGAAACGCGCCTGTGCGCCGGACAGCTCGTGGCGCCGCTGTTTGTTTGCGAGGGAACGGGTGTCAGCGAACCCATTCCGGCCATGCCGGGCCAGTCGCGGCTGTCACCCGACCGCGCGGCTGACGAGGCTTCTGCGTTGGCAGCCGCCGGCGTTCGCGCGGTGCTGTTGTTCGGCGTGCCATCCAGGAAGGATGCGCAAGGCAGCGGCGCATGGGATGACAACGGACCCGTCCCGGCGGCGATCCGCAACATCAAGCGCGAGGCACCCGACGTCAGCGTGTGGGCCGACGTCTGTCTCTGCGAATACACCGATCATGGCCACTGTGGCGTCGTCCATGCGGGCGAGGTGGACAACGATGCGTCGTTGCCGCTGCTGGCGCAGGCCGCCCTCGCCTATGCCCGCGCCGGAGCGGATGTGATCGCGCCTTCCGACATGATGGACGGCCGGGTCGCGGCAATTCGCCTGGCCTTGGACACGGCCGGCTTCACCGATCGCGCCATCGTGTCCTACGCCGTCAAGTATGCCTCGGCGTTCTACGGCCCGTTTCGCGAGGCCGCCGGTTCGACGCCCCAGCATGGTGACCGGCGGGGCTACCAGATGGACCCGCCCAATCTCCGCGAGGCCCTGCGTGAGGCGATCGCCGATGTCGATGAAGGCGCCGACATGGTCATGGTCAAGCCCGGTCTGCCATATCTCGACGTGATCCGCGCGGTGCGCGAAGTGGTCGAGGTCCCGGTGGTGGCCTACCAGGTGTCGGGCGAGTACTCGATGCTGCACGCTGCCGCCGAGCGTGGGTGGATCGACCTTGACCGCGCCATGCTCGAAACCGCCATCAGCCTGCGTCGCGCGGGCGCCGACATCTTGATCACTTACTTTGCGAAGCCGCTCGCGCGGGCGCTATCGCGAGAGGCCACGTCGTGA
- a CDS encoding response regulator transcription factor, which translates to MNAPPVRVILADDHTLVRAGIRRIIESQPGCVVVGEAADGHEAIDALRRVVADVLVLDLKMDGRDGIEVLRVAKAERPQLQVIVLTMHAGREYVARALEEGANGYLLKDSAVQDLAAAIDAVMAGRTYFSPAIQQQMAEILKGRGPASPDLRSLTDREREVLILVARGLATKEIAAALDIGGRTVETHRANLMRKLGVKSVALLTQVAIREGIVDLPAP; encoded by the coding sequence ATGAACGCGCCTCCCGTGCGGGTGATTCTCGCCGACGATCACACCCTGGTGCGCGCCGGCATTCGCCGCATCATCGAATCGCAACCCGGCTGCGTGGTGGTGGGCGAGGCGGCCGACGGCCACGAGGCGATCGACGCGTTGCGGCGGGTGGTGGCCGACGTGCTGGTCCTCGACCTCAAGATGGACGGCCGCGACGGCATCGAAGTGCTACGAGTGGCCAAAGCCGAGCGGCCCCAGCTCCAAGTCATCGTCCTCACCATGCACGCGGGCCGCGAATATGTGGCGCGCGCGCTCGAAGAAGGCGCCAACGGCTATTTGCTGAAGGACTCGGCCGTCCAGGACCTGGCGGCGGCAATTGATGCGGTGATGGCCGGCCGCACCTACTTCAGCCCGGCGATCCAGCAACAGATGGCCGAGATCCTCAAGGGTCGCGGACCGGCCTCGCCGGACCTCCGCTCCCTGACCGACCGTGAGCGGGAAGTGCTGATCCTGGTGGCGCGCGGCCTGGCCACCAAGGAGATTGCCGCCGCACTCGACATCGGCGGCCGCACCGTCGAGACCCACCGCGCCAACCTGATGCGCAAGCTCGGCGTGAAGTCAGTGGCCCTGCTGACACAGGTCGCCATCCGCGAGGGCATCGTGGATCTGCCGGCTCCGTAG
- the hemE gene encoding uroporphyrinogen decarboxylase yields the protein MNDRFLRACRRQPVDRTPIWIMRQAGRYLPEYRELRSRVGFLELCRTPELAAEVTLQPLRRFPLDAAILFSDIMLPLDAFGIAMTFNPGPKIADPIRSRAQVDALQARPAAEALPFVASAVKLLRRELDGRTPLIGFCGAPFTLAAYLVQGEGKEGFGAVKRLMFNEPATLEALLEKLAVAMVDYLRLQVHAGAQAVQIFDSWAGILGAAEYRRFALPHIQFMVRGVRDLGVPVIYFVNGAPHLLEAAAAAGSDVLGVCWRTPLDEVARRVGPDLALQGNLDPHVLFATPAVVRERAVELLDRMAGRPGHIMNLGHGILPETPIPSVDALIDAVHAHKGAMSWPT from the coding sequence ATGAACGACCGCTTCCTTCGCGCCTGCCGCCGGCAGCCCGTGGATCGAACCCCGATCTGGATCATGCGGCAGGCCGGCCGCTACCTGCCGGAGTATCGGGAACTGCGCAGCCGGGTGGGTTTTCTCGAGCTATGTCGCACCCCGGAACTGGCGGCGGAAGTGACCTTGCAACCGCTCCGGCGGTTCCCGCTCGATGCGGCGATCCTGTTCTCGGACATCATGCTGCCGCTTGATGCCTTCGGTATCGCGATGACCTTCAATCCCGGGCCGAAGATTGCCGATCCCATTCGGTCGCGGGCCCAGGTCGACGCGTTGCAGGCGAGGCCGGCCGCCGAGGCGCTCCCGTTCGTGGCCAGTGCCGTGAAATTGCTGCGCCGGGAACTGGACGGCCGCACGCCGCTGATCGGCTTTTGCGGCGCCCCGTTCACCCTCGCTGCCTACCTGGTACAGGGCGAAGGCAAAGAGGGCTTTGGCGCCGTCAAGCGGCTGATGTTCAACGAGCCCGCTACCCTCGAGGCGCTGCTCGAGAAGCTTGCCGTGGCGATGGTCGACTACTTGCGGTTGCAGGTCCACGCCGGCGCCCAGGCGGTACAGATCTTCGATTCGTGGGCCGGTATTCTCGGGGCCGCGGAGTACCGGCGCTTCGCGCTCCCGCACATCCAGTTCATGGTCAGAGGCGTGCGCGACCTGGGCGTGCCAGTCATCTATTTCGTCAACGGCGCGCCTCACTTGCTGGAAGCGGCGGCTGCGGCGGGCTCGGACGTACTCGGCGTGTGCTGGCGCACACCCTTGGACGAAGTGGCACGGCGGGTCGGCCCCGACCTGGCGCTTCAGGGCAATCTCGATCCGCACGTGCTATTTGCGACGCCGGCGGTGGTGCGCGAGCGGGCGGTCGAGTTGCTGGACCGCATGGCCGGCCGGCCTGGACACATCATGAACCTGGGGCACGGGATCCTGCCCGAGACGCCCATTCCCTCGGTCGACGCCCTGATTGATGCCGTTCACGCCCACAAGGGGGCGATGTCATGGCCAACCTGA
- a CDS encoding sensor histidine kinase, whose amino-acid sequence MTLDRLFVECSALGFQSVLTTTLAITCYVLWRRQRRDYFLTWSAAWFLYVLRLAAMSTFLVRRDMVWLFLHQVMTGLSALLLLAAAWQLSRGFTWRPWHLLAVPLMVGWAWLTIFGMQSMMVAGVTSTILLSSVTIWTGVVFWRDQRRPSSGAIKVLTWAFVLWGIHHLDYPLLRGFGAAVLYGAFVDMLFLFAIGFGMLFLVLGEERARLSSRTADLEQLTRLLLRAQEDERRRIARELHDEAGQALTAVKIELDLDGHTDAGARVGRALAQVRDLSNLLRPSALDDLGLAVALRALAADVSERSRLQVDLEIDGHALLPPNVEVVIYRVMQEALTNTVRHACATRVRAYLGLGPHLVVLTVEDDGRGLSPDVRPNLGWLGMQERVTAAGGTLAISGHGVPGVRLTASIPVEAAP is encoded by the coding sequence GTGACTCTCGATCGCCTTTTCGTCGAGTGCAGCGCACTGGGCTTTCAGTCCGTGCTGACGACGACGCTGGCCATCACCTGCTACGTGCTGTGGCGGCGCCAGCGGCGCGACTACTTCCTCACCTGGTCGGCGGCCTGGTTTCTGTACGTGCTGCGGCTGGCGGCGATGTCCACCTTCCTGGTTCGCCGCGACATGGTCTGGCTGTTTCTCCACCAGGTCATGACCGGGTTGAGCGCGCTGCTGCTGCTGGCGGCGGCGTGGCAACTGTCGCGCGGGTTTACCTGGCGCCCGTGGCACCTGCTGGCCGTGCCCCTGATGGTGGGGTGGGCCTGGCTGACGATCTTCGGCATGCAGAGCATGATGGTGGCGGGCGTCACCTCCACGATCCTGTTGTCCTCTGTCACCATCTGGACGGGGGTGGTGTTCTGGCGCGACCAACGCCGGCCGTCGAGCGGCGCCATCAAGGTGCTGACCTGGGCGTTCGTGCTCTGGGGCATCCACCACCTCGATTACCCGCTGCTGCGCGGCTTCGGCGCGGCCGTGCTGTACGGCGCGTTCGTCGACATGCTGTTCCTGTTCGCGATCGGGTTCGGGATGCTGTTCCTGGTTCTTGGCGAAGAGCGCGCGCGGCTGAGCTCCAGAACCGCTGACCTCGAACAGTTGACCCGGCTGCTGCTGCGGGCGCAGGAAGACGAGCGGCGCCGTATCGCGCGCGAGCTGCACGACGAGGCCGGACAGGCGCTCACGGCCGTGAAGATCGAGCTCGATCTCGACGGCCACACCGATGCCGGGGCGCGCGTTGGCCGCGCGCTGGCCCAGGTCCGGGATCTCAGTAACCTGCTGCGGCCGTCGGCGCTCGATGACCTGGGACTCGCCGTCGCGCTGCGGGCCCTGGCGGCCGACGTCTCGGAGCGCTCGCGGCTGCAGGTGGATCTCGAAATTGACGGCCACGCGCTGCTGCCACCGAACGTCGAAGTCGTCATCTATCGCGTCATGCAGGAAGCCCTCACGAACACCGTGCGCCATGCGTGCGCCACGAGGGTCCGTGCGTATCTCGGACTTGGCCCACACCTCGTCGTACTCACGGTTGAAGACGATGGCCGTGGGCTGTCGCCGGACGTGCGCCCCAACCTGGGCTGGCTCGGCATGCAGGAGCGGGTCACGGCGGCGGGCGGCACCCTGGCCATCTCGGGTCATGGTGTGCCGGGTGTGCGGCTGACGGCGTCAATTCCGGTCGAGGCCGCGCCATGA
- the hemL gene encoding glutamate-1-semialdehyde 2,1-aminomutase translates to MSSGLQTPAMWAERARRVSPGGVHSPVRAFKAMGMPPLAISSAHGAHLTTVDGRRLLDWIGAWGPALLGHDHPAIARAIVDAVSRGVVFGLSSTQEVELAERITDRVPGCEMVRLVVTGTEATMSAVRVARAATGRSRIIKFAGGYHGHADMFLVSAGSGAATLGVPDSPGVTAATAADTLVAEFNDLASVDRCFDGSPNAIAALIVEPVMGNMGCVPPAAGFLQALRERCTRHGAVLIFDEVMTGFRVGRGGAAGRYGVPPDLVTLGKIAGGGLPLAAFGGRRELMELVAPSGPVYQAGTYAAHPLAVAAGLAAFDVIDATPDLYEGLERTGESLEVSLQQTIARTGVAARVQRVGAMWTMFFSAGPVRCWADAAAVDREAYVAFFTGMLARGILLPPSPFESAFLSTAHDQVVIAQTVEAARATLQDMTR, encoded by the coding sequence GTGAGCAGTGGCTTGCAGACGCCGGCGATGTGGGCAGAGCGGGCGCGCCGTGTGTCCCCTGGCGGCGTCCATTCGCCGGTGCGCGCCTTCAAGGCCATGGGCATGCCCCCCCTGGCCATTTCGAGCGCCCACGGCGCACACCTCACGACCGTTGACGGACGCCGTCTCCTTGACTGGATTGGGGCCTGGGGGCCGGCCCTGCTCGGGCACGATCACCCGGCGATCGCGAGGGCGATCGTCGACGCCGTGTCCCGTGGGGTGGTGTTTGGCCTGTCCTCCACGCAGGAAGTTGAATTGGCCGAGCGGATCACCGACCGCGTGCCCGGGTGCGAGATGGTGCGGCTGGTCGTCACCGGCACCGAGGCGACGATGAGCGCGGTCAGGGTGGCGCGGGCGGCCACCGGACGGTCGCGCATTATCAAATTCGCGGGCGGCTATCACGGTCACGCCGACATGTTCCTGGTCAGTGCCGGCTCGGGCGCGGCCACCTTGGGCGTGCCCGACTCACCCGGGGTGACCGCGGCCACCGCCGCCGACACCCTGGTGGCCGAGTTCAACGATCTGGCGAGCGTCGATCGCTGCTTTGACGGATCGCCCAATGCCATCGCCGCGCTCATCGTCGAACCGGTGATGGGGAACATGGGCTGCGTGCCACCGGCCGCCGGGTTCCTGCAGGCGCTGCGCGAGCGCTGCACGCGCCATGGTGCCGTCCTGATCTTCGACGAGGTGATGACCGGGTTTCGCGTCGGCCGCGGTGGCGCCGCTGGGCGATATGGGGTGCCGCCGGATCTGGTGACGCTCGGCAAGATCGCGGGTGGCGGCCTGCCGCTGGCCGCCTTCGGTGGCCGCCGCGAGCTGATGGAACTGGTGGCGCCATCGGGACCGGTGTATCAGGCCGGCACCTACGCCGCCCACCCGCTGGCCGTCGCTGCCGGATTGGCCGCCTTCGATGTCATCGATGCCACACCAGACCTCTACGAAGGGTTGGAGCGAACCGGGGAATCGCTCGAAGTGTCCCTGCAGCAGACGATTGCCCGCACTGGTGTGGCCGCACGGGTGCAGCGGGTCGGCGCGATGTGGACGATGTTCTTTTCCGCCGGACCGGTGCGATGCTGGGCCGACGCGGCCGCCGTCGATCGCGAGGCCTACGTCGCGTTCTTCACCGGCATGTTGGCCCGGGGCATCCTGCTGCCGCCTTCGCCCTTTGAATCCGCATTTCTGTCAACCGCGCATGATCAAGTGGTCATCGCCCAGACCGTCGAGGCCGCCCGCGCGACCTTGCAGGATATGACGCGATGA
- the hemC gene encoding hydroxymethylbilane synthase gives MRLRIGTRGSALALWQSRHVAARLSAGDRDLQVVLVEITSAGDRLTDVPLSHVEGTGFFTAAIEQALAAGEIDVAVHSFKDLPVDSTAGLIVAAVPERGPVEDVLCGRDGLTLATLPAGARVGTCSTRRTAQVRLMRQDLEMVTLRGNVPTRVARVGRDLDAIVLARAGLVRLGLDHAITEVFAIDRMVPAPAQGALAIQCRIGDTAVHRRIAVLDDAPTRRAVEAERTMLHVLGGGCSVPVGAIATPVAGGLSLSAAVFNAATGAALRVCVTGADPVALGQLAAARLMAQGAGEILAAFASSSAGAPA, from the coding sequence GTGAGGTTGCGGATCGGCACGCGGGGGAGCGCCCTGGCGTTGTGGCAGAGCCGCCACGTGGCCGCCCGGCTGTCGGCGGGCGATCGTGATCTCCAGGTGGTACTGGTTGAGATCACCTCCGCCGGTGATCGCCTGACCGATGTCCCACTGTCGCACGTGGAAGGCACCGGGTTCTTCACTGCCGCGATCGAGCAGGCGCTGGCCGCCGGCGAAATTGACGTGGCGGTCCATAGCTTCAAGGACTTGCCGGTGGATTCCACCGCCGGCCTGATCGTGGCCGCCGTGCCGGAGCGCGGCCCGGTCGAGGATGTGCTGTGCGGCCGCGATGGGCTCACCCTCGCGACCTTGCCGGCAGGCGCCCGGGTCGGAACCTGCAGCACGCGGCGGACCGCGCAAGTGCGGCTGATGCGCCAGGACCTCGAGATGGTCACGCTGCGCGGCAACGTCCCCACCCGCGTGGCCCGGGTCGGGCGGGACCTTGACGCGATTGTTCTCGCGCGCGCCGGCCTGGTACGGCTGGGCCTCGACCACGCGATCACCGAGGTCTTCGCGATCGATCGCATGGTGCCCGCGCCCGCGCAGGGCGCCCTGGCGATTCAATGCCGTATTGGCGATACGGCCGTGCATCGCCGGATTGCGGTGCTCGATGATGCGCCGACGAGACGTGCGGTCGAGGCGGAGCGCACCATGCTGCACGTGCTCGGCGGGGGCTGCTCCGTCCCGGTCGGCGCCATTGCCACGCCGGTGGCCGGCGGGTTGAGCCTGTCTGCCGCCGTCTTCAATGCGGCAACCGGAGCGGCGTTGCGGGTGTGCGTCACCGGTGCCGATCCGGTGGCGCTTGGCCAACTGGCCGCGGCCCGCCTCATGGCGCAAGGGGCGGGGGAGATTCTCGCCGCGTTCGCGTCCTCGTCTGCAGGAGCGCCGGCGTGA
- a CDS encoding YfiR family protein, which produces MCAATVIAQDVTESSLKAAFVHNFIKFTSWPPAILPRSAPLVACVVGDEAFAGVLGKYVRGQPVDGHDIVVQTIAFGAPLRSCHLVYVSGLTGSRAAEVAASLNGSPVLTLSDIDQFAHGGGMVQFYSDQGGLRFRVNLVNTKRSGLQLGSQLLSLATIIK; this is translated from the coding sequence GTGTGCGCCGCAACAGTGATTGCACAGGATGTCACCGAGTCGTCTCTCAAGGCGGCGTTCGTCCACAATTTCATCAAATTCACTTCGTGGCCGCCGGCCATCCTGCCGAGGTCGGCGCCCCTGGTGGCATGCGTGGTCGGAGACGAGGCGTTCGCCGGCGTCCTCGGCAAGTACGTCCGCGGCCAACCAGTGGACGGCCACGACATCGTGGTCCAAACCATCGCGTTCGGCGCGCCGCTGCGGTCGTGCCACCTGGTGTACGTGTCAGGCCTGACCGGCAGCCGGGCCGCCGAGGTCGCGGCCTCGCTCAACGGCAGTCCCGTGCTGACCCTGAGCGACATCGACCAGTTCGCACACGGCGGCGGCATGGTGCAGTTCTACAGCGACCAGGGCGGGCTGCGCTTCCGCGTCAACCTCGTCAACACGAAGCGCTCAGGCCTGCAGCTCGGCTCTCAGCTCCTGTCCCTGGCGACGATTATCAAATGA
- a CDS encoding TonB-dependent receptor codes for MTQHPFLAAICSGAGRVLLVGGLLAVPAVAPAQQLHELSLEELMRIDAGRVFGASERTQPVTEAPASVTFVTREEIARMGYRTLAEVLRGVRGMFVTDDRNYSYLGARGFATPGDYNSRILLLVNGHRVNDNVFGQAEIGAEFGMDPAMFERVEIIRGPASSLYGDSAFFAVVNVITRSGASLDAAEIAVEGGSLGTARARTSVGRRFANGVDFALSATAERSAGVEQLYFPAFDAPDTNNGVADGLDGEELEQFYGQLSFRDVTLTSVYGRRQRQIPTASLGTVFNEQTVPEQTTDAHTLLDAQYARSFGATRLSARASYDRLAAGGRYPFASAENPAVPIVGTTDILGSRWSAGTGLTRSMPGRQVLTVGAEFINNLHQDQRFQYSNEAEPLFVDRQSSRQYAVYAQDEIRPANWLILNAGVRYDGYEQFRRLSPRTAVIVMPSPNESFKYLFGSAFRAPNAYEQNPFYFGVSNLLPESINTHEVVWERYTNDTLRTAVSTYWYTAERLITLRTDPSTPLGVAYVNEGQVRARGLELEAQMRIRGGVRAVTSYALQRVTDQQTGTALTNSPRHMLKARVIMDGPTNRPIIAAEVVHLSSRTTLAGQTLGSATVANVTVTQPIGRDFELVGMFRNLFNEQFEDPVSGAHRQDSILQNGRTFRIGLGWKFWSQ; via the coding sequence ATGACCCAACACCCATTCCTCGCGGCGATCTGCTCTGGCGCCGGCCGGGTCCTGCTCGTCGGCGGCCTGCTCGCCGTCCCGGCGGTCGCCCCGGCGCAGCAGCTTCATGAACTCAGTCTCGAGGAGCTCATGCGCATTGACGCCGGGCGGGTGTTTGGCGCATCGGAGCGGACCCAGCCGGTCACCGAAGCTCCCGCCTCGGTCACGTTCGTCACCAGGGAGGAGATCGCGCGCATGGGCTACCGGACGCTCGCCGAGGTGTTGCGGGGCGTGCGCGGGATGTTTGTGACCGACGACCGCAACTACAGCTACCTGGGCGCGCGGGGTTTTGCCACACCCGGCGACTACAACAGCCGCATCCTGCTCCTGGTGAACGGACACCGGGTCAACGACAACGTGTTCGGGCAGGCGGAGATCGGCGCGGAGTTCGGCATGGACCCGGCAATGTTCGAGCGGGTCGAGATCATCCGCGGGCCGGCCTCGTCGCTCTATGGCGACAGTGCGTTCTTCGCGGTGGTGAACGTCATTACCAGGTCAGGCGCGTCTCTCGACGCGGCCGAGATCGCCGTCGAGGGGGGCAGCCTTGGCACGGCGCGGGCCCGCACCAGCGTGGGACGCCGCTTCGCCAACGGCGTGGACTTCGCCCTGTCGGCCACGGCCGAACGCAGTGCCGGCGTCGAGCAGCTGTACTTCCCCGCCTTCGATGCGCCCGACACCAACAACGGGGTGGCCGACGGCCTCGACGGCGAAGAGCTCGAGCAGTTCTACGGCCAACTCAGCTTCCGGGACGTGACGCTCACCAGTGTGTACGGCCGGCGCCAGCGGCAGATCCCCACGGCCTCGCTCGGCACCGTCTTCAACGAGCAGACTGTGCCGGAGCAGACGACGGATGCTCATACGCTGCTCGACGCGCAATACGCGCGGTCGTTCGGAGCCACACGCCTTAGCGCGCGAGCCTCCTACGATCGGCTCGCCGCCGGCGGCCGCTATCCTTTCGCCAGTGCCGAGAACCCGGCGGTCCCGATCGTCGGCACCACTGACATTCTCGGATCGCGCTGGAGCGCCGGTACCGGACTGACGCGATCCATGCCAGGGCGGCAGGTCCTCACCGTTGGCGCGGAGTTCATCAACAACCTCCATCAGGATCAGCGGTTCCAATACAGCAATGAGGCGGAGCCGTTGTTCGTGGACCGCCAATCCTCGAGGCAGTATGCCGTCTACGCACAGGACGAAATCAGGCCGGCCAATTGGCTGATCCTCAACGCGGGCGTTCGCTACGACGGCTACGAGCAGTTTCGCCGGTTGTCGCCACGCACGGCGGTGATCGTGATGCCGTCACCGAACGAATCCTTCAAGTACCTGTTCGGGTCGGCCTTTCGCGCACCCAATGCGTATGAGCAGAACCCCTTCTACTTCGGCGTGTCGAACCTGCTGCCCGAGTCGATCAACACCCATGAAGTGGTCTGGGAGCGCTACACCAACGACACGCTGCGAACGGCGGTCTCGACATACTGGTACACCGCCGAGCGCCTGATCACGCTGAGGACGGATCCCTCCACCCCCCTGGGCGTGGCCTACGTCAACGAAGGGCAGGTGCGCGCCAGGGGGCTCGAGCTCGAAGCGCAGATGCGGATCAGGGGCGGGGTGCGGGCGGTGACCAGTTATGCGCTGCAACGCGTCACCGATCAGCAGACCGGGACGGCTCTCACCAACTCGCCGCGGCACATGCTCAAGGCGCGGGTCATCATGGATGGTCCGACCAACCGGCCCATCATCGCGGCCGAAGTGGTGCACCTGAGCAGCCGGACGACGCTCGCAGGTCAGACCCTCGGGTCCGCGACGGTCGCCAACGTGACGGTCACCCAGCCGATCGGCCGCGACTTCGAGCTGGTCGGCATGTTCCGCAACCTGTTCAACGAGCAATTTGAGGATCCGGTATCCGGCGCGCACCGCCAGGACTCCATCCTGCAGAACGGCCGGACGTTCCGCATCGGCCTCGGCTGGAAGTTCTGGTCGCAATAG
- a CDS encoding uroporphyrinogen-III synthase translates to MASLSWRVAVTRDEDDQGPLSSALRDEGFYPLRCVVMEEAPSSEPAALEAAAANLDTFDWLICSSARTVSALTGARTTAWPRAVRTAAVGARTAEALVSAGADPAPLVGASEGAEALWTALSTIEWTHRRVLVPTVPGGRRMLIDGLRQAGAVVTEVEAYRMIPRPAAQIRLDWVAAAPDAAVISSPSTASALIAGVGIDALATLSAIVAIGPTTAAALAAAGVPCQQAARADFREAARTLARLRDTAPPRAW, encoded by the coding sequence ATGGCGTCCCTGTCTTGGCGGGTCGCGGTCACGCGCGACGAGGATGATCAGGGACCGCTCAGTTCAGCCCTCCGCGACGAGGGGTTTTACCCCCTGCGATGCGTGGTCATGGAGGAGGCGCCGTCCAGCGAACCGGCCGCCCTTGAGGCTGCGGCCGCGAACCTCGACACGTTTGATTGGCTCATTTGTTCGAGCGCCCGCACCGTGTCAGCCCTGACCGGTGCACGCACGACGGCATGGCCGCGCGCCGTGAGGACGGCCGCCGTTGGCGCCCGCACCGCCGAGGCCCTGGTGTCCGCCGGCGCGGATCCGGCGCCTTTGGTCGGCGCGTCGGAAGGCGCCGAGGCGCTCTGGACCGCATTGTCGACGATCGAGTGGACTCACCGTCGTGTGCTGGTGCCCACGGTGCCGGGCGGGCGTCGCATGTTGATCGATGGGTTACGTCAGGCTGGAGCCGTCGTCACCGAGGTCGAGGCGTACCGGATGATCCCGCGGCCGGCCGCGCAGATTCGCCTGGACTGGGTGGCCGCTGCTCCCGACGCCGCCGTCATCAGCAGTCCCTCGACCGCGTCCGCTCTGATCGCCGGCGTGGGCATTGATGCCTTGGCCACGCTTAGCGCGATCGTGGCGATCGGCCCGACGACCGCCGCCGCACTGGCGGCCGCCGGCGTCCCCTGCCAGCAGGCCGCGCGTGCCGATTTTCGTGAGGCCGCTCGCACGCTGGCGCGGCTGCGCGACACGGCGCCGCCGCGCGCGTGGTAA